The following are encoded in a window of Schistocerca nitens isolate TAMUIC-IGC-003100 chromosome 9, iqSchNite1.1, whole genome shotgun sequence genomic DNA:
- the LOC126204041 gene encoding uncharacterized protein LOC126204041, translating into MLKVEAEKETNRPTVTADYNVTRGPEFKLLITNDFIEKPISDQGGAVRGGGERELTNSRGTFAAAAATAAAVPSSGSVARLITGGARAEGSSIARRGALPPPPPSPAPDARARSPGRRPVPGRPPRRHLPPPATATPPPAGETRRPRPRRPQPPPTAPDANAWRVATASGDDALSARQYGGVIHHDWICQQQPLEASLDRVGQCASHPARFAADDPSATSGTLPSARRPPQRTRSSARGG; encoded by the exons ATGCTGAAGGTTGAAGCAGAAAAAGAAACTAACAGACCTACCGTAACTGCTGACTACAATGTTACCAGAGG GCCAGAATTCAAGCTACTAATAACGAATGATTTCATTGAAAAGCCAATCAGCGATCAG GGTGGCGCGGTCAGAGGCGGCGGCGAGCGTGAGCTGACCAACTCCCGGGGGacattcgccgccgccgccgccaccgccgccgcagtTCCGTCATCGGGAAGCGTGGCGCGCCTAATAACCGGCGGCGCCCGAGCAGAGGGCAGCAGCATCGCGCGCCGCGgcgccttgccccccccccccccatccccggcCCCAGATGCGCGCGCACGCAGCCCGGGCCGCCGGCCAGTGCCAGGCCGACCTCCGCGCCGTCACCTTCCGCCCCCGGCGACCGCGACGCCGCCGCCCGCTGGCGAGACCCGCCGCCCCCGACCGCGACGCCCGCAGCCGCCTCCGACTGCCCCAGACGCCAATGCCTGGAGGGTCGCCACCGCCTCCGGCGACGACGCGCTCTCTGCCCGCCAGTACGGCGGCGTGATCCACCACGA CTGGATATGTCAACAGCAGCCTCTGGAGGCATCCCTCGACCGCGTGGGTCAGTGCGCGTCGCACCCGGCGCGCTTCGCCGCTGACGACCCATCCGCGACCAGCGGCACTTTGCCCAGCGCTCGGCGGCCGCCGCAGCGGACCAGGAGCTCGGCGAGAGGCGGCTGA